One segment of Babesia bigemina genome assembly Bbig001, chromosome : II DNA contains the following:
- a CDS encoding DNA-directed RNA polymerase subunit: MWQYWCQAALAVLCLVWLHQSLGCGALSRRCAPVDGFAFPGGVFCSTPRGYLAPPSHSSVRWKHGYAFTRASGISGRDADSLYRRITANLSRAASADDSSVEAMGIPDSPLKPKPLPIDPGVPLENQPLPPWALEFVTGNEVPKGPYTPRHYTEAEIAAHFEKVNADTRSRAVTRHVQESKGAPLKSYGFKFKQIQPVRHHNGRAFTFFYAHSLHTDVIPVLMNSLRRVAKRHLGAGRITALRIPGMKNEFYSVVGLREDFFDLARNLSNVIFRNVPLTATFEKPLIGRLRLKGPIIAVAGHLEFDEDAQTEGRGTSSGSAEDRKIEVVNKNHYICALSKDAYLDMEVKIEYIANYVIPERGPESLNRDIGPDGFIHFCSSCLPVEVFAFDGDRRGMDEDSTSEIVTLELHTDGSTTPRLALLNSATFLERWFERTLEAFHNDCKRDLDALEESKQSMHIDELMHHELCRNVPWNPYRLPEDRRSAKARWFYRKDVRRQYPIDPESKLAKEEQRKEWEEVLENQMKYNERIAPKLVDDSESKPDRYLTHEEIEELAEMKAPSWVFQDPLGCGYLGQGAVLEFDKNGNPLEFPIE, encoded by the exons ATGTGGCAGTATTGGTGTCAAGCCGCCTTGGCGGTCTTGTGCCTGGTGTGGTTGCATCAGTCGTTGGGATGCGGCGCGTTATCGCGCCGCTGCGCGCCGGTTGACGGCTTCGCCTTCCCTGGAGGCGTCTTTTGCTCAACGCCAAGAGGTTACCTGGCTCCACCGTCGCATTCATCCGTCCGTTGGAAGCATGGCTACGCTTTCACTAGGGCTAGTGGCATCAGTGGTCGGGATGCGGATTCGTTATATAGACGCATAACCGCCAACTTGTCCCGCGCCGCTTCGGCCGACGACTCCAGCGTGGAGGCGATGGGCATACCGGACTCGCCACTGAAGCCCAAGCCGCTGCCAATAGACCCGGGTGTACCGCTAGAAAACCAGCCGTTGCCGCCAT GGGCGCTGGAGTTCGTGACGGGCAACGAGGTGCCCAAGGGGCCGTACACCCCAAGGCACTACACCGAAGCGGAGATCGCCGCTCATTTCGAGAAGGTTAACGCGGACACGCGAAGCCGTGCAGTGACGCGGCACGTGCAGGAGTCGAAGGGCGCGCCGCTGAAGAGTTACGGCTTCAAGTTCAAGCAGATACAGCCGGTGCGACACCACAACGGCAGGGCGTTCACGTTCTTCTACGCGCATTCCCTGCACACTGATGTCATCCCCGTGCTCATGAACAGCTTGAGGCGTGTGGCCAAGCGCCACCTGGGCGCCGGGCGCATCACGGCGTTGCGCATCCCGGGGATGAAAAACGAGTTCTACTCGGTTGTGGGTCTACGCGAGGACTTCTTCGACCTGGCGCGTAACCTGAGCAATGTGATATTCCGCAACGTGCCCTTGACTGCCACGTTCGAGAAGCCGCTCATCGGACGGCTGCGTTTGAAGGGGCCCATCATCGCCGTTGCAGGGCACCTGGAattcgacgaggacgcACAGACCGAGGGCCGAGGTACGAGCTCAGGCTCGGCAGAGGACCGCAAAATCGAGGTGGTGAACAAGAACCATTACATATGCGCGTTGTCGAAGGACGCATATCTCGACATGGAGGTAAAGATCGAGTACATCGCCAACTACGTCATACCGGAGCGCGGTCCCGAGTCGCTGAATCGTGACATCGGCCCTGACGGGTTCATACATTTCTGCTCGAGCTGCCTGCCCGTGGAGGTGTTTGCGTTTGACGGCGACCGTCGCGGCATGGATGAAGACAGCACAAGCGAGATTGTGACCCTCGAGCTGCACACCGACGGGTCCACAACACCGCGACTAGCGCTGCTTAACAGCGCCACCTTCCTGGAGCGCTGGTTCGAGCGCACGCTGGAGGCGTTCCACAACGACTGCAAACGCGACCTGGATGCGCTGGAAGAGTCCAAGCAGTCCATGCATATCGACGAGCTCATGCACCACGAGCTCTGCCGCAACGTGCCCTGGAACCCGTACCGGCTGCCGGAGGACAGGAGGTCGGCCAAGGCACGCTGGTTCTACCGAAAGGATGTGCGCCGACAGTACCCCATCGACCCGGAGTCCAAGCTGGCCAAGGAGGAGCAGCGCAAGGAGTGGGAGGAGGTGCTGGAGAACCAGATGAAGTACAACGAGCGCATCGCCCCGAAGCTCGTTGACGACTCCGAGTCGAAGCCTGACCGATACCTGACGCATGAGGAAATCGAGGAGCTGGCGGAAATGAAGGCGCCGTCTTGGGTCTTCCAGGATCCGCTGGGATGTGGTTACCTGGGGCAGGGGGCCGTGCTGGAGTTCGACAAAAACGGGAACCCCCTGGAGTTCCCCATAGAGTAA